The Providencia rettgeri genome includes a window with the following:
- the mleN_2 gene encoding Malate-2H(+)/Na(+)-lactate antiporter — protein sequence MQDYGIWTVITPIVTIILAILTRQVMLSLMLGILVGFTVIHDHNVLLGVQGTVDGIIDTFSSAGNTRTIVFMVMIGGIMRLVVVTGGVRALVQLLTNKTKLIKNRKSTQLLAIIITSLIFIESSINQLVAGASTKNLARQYGVAPEKMSYIIQTACVSVCSSAIINGWGAVIMGLIGVQISQGLIQGEPFDILITSIGYNLMAWLSIITILFYVFTNISWGPMKKAEDTYQQNFIAGNISQLQRQDNEEEIIDHPNAHSTLNFFIPILSTVLMVPIALYITGDGDFSKGSGSTSVYWGVMFGTMVSFCWFIGRRLLNIDAFFKELFIGYANMLKISSIMILAFLMGNVSAELNTGAYIAEVTQGVMAPGFSIGFIFIISAIMSLATGTSWGTFAIMIPIGVQLGLSVGMPVEYMIGAAISGSIFGDMTSPISADAIVASMATDCEHIEHIRTQMPYALVTASIVLAIYLYLGFSY from the coding sequence ATGCAGGACTATGGTATTTGGACCGTTATCACTCCCATTGTGACTATAATATTGGCGATATTAACTCGCCAAGTCATGCTTTCATTAATGTTAGGAATACTCGTTGGTTTTACTGTCATTCATGACCACAACGTATTATTAGGTGTACAAGGTACCGTTGATGGTATTATTGATACATTTTCATCTGCAGGAAATACGCGAACAATTGTCTTTATGGTTATGATCGGTGGGATCATGAGGCTTGTTGTGGTTACAGGTGGCGTTCGTGCTTTAGTTCAGTTACTTACCAATAAGACAAAATTAATTAAAAACCGTAAATCTACTCAGTTGCTCGCCATTATCATTACTTCTCTTATTTTTATTGAAAGTTCAATTAACCAATTAGTCGCTGGAGCTTCAACTAAAAATCTCGCACGACAATATGGTGTTGCCCCTGAAAAAATGTCCTATATTATCCAAACTGCGTGTGTTTCTGTTTGTTCCTCTGCCATCATCAATGGGTGGGGAGCGGTAATAATGGGGTTAATTGGGGTACAAATTTCCCAAGGGCTGATTCAAGGCGAGCCTTTTGATATTTTAATTACGTCGATTGGTTACAATTTAATGGCGTGGTTATCCATTATAACGATCCTATTCTATGTATTTACTAATATTTCATGGGGTCCCATGAAAAAAGCAGAAGATACATACCAACAAAATTTTATTGCTGGGAACATTTCTCAATTACAACGTCAGGATAACGAAGAAGAGATTATTGACCACCCTAACGCTCATTCTACATTAAACTTCTTTATACCTATTTTATCTACGGTATTAATGGTCCCTATCGCACTATATATCACAGGTGATGGTGACTTTAGTAAAGGAAGCGGTTCGACATCCGTATATTGGGGAGTCATGTTTGGTACTATGGTATCTTTCTGTTGGTTTATCGGTCGACGGTTACTAAATATTGATGCTTTCTTTAAAGAATTGTTTATCGGTTATGCCAATATGCTAAAAATTAGCTCCATTATGATTTTAGCATTCTTAATGGGAAATGTTTCTGCTGAGTTAAATACAGGCGCTTATATTGCTGAAGTCACTCAAGGCGTTATGGCCCCAGGTTTTTCTATTGGTTTTATCTTTATAATTAGCGCCATTATGTCCTTAGCAACAGGCACCTCTTGGGGTACTTTCGCAATAATGATCCCTATCGGAGTTCAATTAGGTTTATCTGTAGGAATGCCTGTGGAATATATGATTGGTGCAGCAATTTCTGGCTCAATATTTGGCGATATGACCTCTCCAATTTCTGCGGATGCTATTGTTGCATCAATGGCGACAGACTGCGAACATATTGAGCATATTCGAACACAGATGCCTTATGCACTAGTGACTGCCAGTATTGTTCTTGCTATTTACCTTTACCTTGGTTTCTCTTATTAA
- the ada_2 gene encoding Regulatory protein of adaptative response, translating into MMTTKNLWNTPEQRWQAVVERNKAADGHFVYGVRNSAIYCHPSAAGRLPNRNNVEFFDNEQQAIEQGYRAGKRLRTETSQLTQFYQEQIEKACRYIEQQEQTVSLAALASYIGMSRYHFHRLFKAQIGLTPKSLCGCISP; encoded by the coding sequence ATGATGACAACTAAAAATTTGTGGAATACGCCAGAACAGAGATGGCAAGCGGTGGTTGAAAGGAATAAAGCCGCGGATGGTCACTTTGTTTACGGTGTAAGAAACTCTGCTATTTATTGCCATCCGTCTGCTGCTGGCCGTTTACCAAATAGAAATAATGTTGAGTTTTTTGATAATGAGCAACAAGCTATTGAACAAGGCTATCGTGCAGGAAAACGCTTACGGACAGAAACATCACAATTAACCCAATTTTATCAAGAGCAAATTGAGAAAGCTTGTCGTTATATTGAACAGCAAGAGCAAACGGTGAGTTTGGCTGCGTTAGCTAGTTACATTGGTATGAGTCGCTACCATTTTCACCGTTTGTTTAAAGCGCAAATAGGGTTAACACCAAAAAGCCTATGCGGATGCATTTCGCCATAA
- a CDS encoding ASCH domain produces the protein MNNAPDTITFFERLLPLVVSGKKIITIRDKSESDYVPGTIVKVYALETGEYYTDIKILSVEPISYDDISEYHAKQEAMSLETLKALIKEIYPNEQYLYVITYQLLNSTD, from the coding sequence ATGAATAACGCCCCAGACACGATAACCTTTTTTGAGCGTTTACTTCCACTGGTGGTTTCCGGTAAAAAAATTATCACTATCCGTGATAAAAGCGAGAGCGATTATGTTCCTGGGACTATTGTGAAGGTATACGCGCTGGAAACAGGTGAATATTATACTGATATTAAAATATTGTCGGTAGAGCCCATTTCTTATGATGACATTTCTGAATACCACGCTAAGCAAGAAGCCATGAGTCTAGAGACGTTGAAAGCGCTTATCAAAGAGATTTACCCAAACGAGCAATATTTATACGTAATCACTTACCAATTGCTGAATAGCACTGACTGA
- the rhtB gene encoding Homoserine/homoserine lactone efflux protein has product MDILGFIVILFPIVVSPGASFAIALTSVLNQGIRGLFIPIIGTGLGILTHGFLVGIGLSKILVSYQWVMNLIGILGTLYLLYLATSLIISGINASKRESSQEIKKITVKDAYLANLLNPKAIILYLVVVSKYAGTDPSLANFLVLSLIHIIMMALWLLFSCSALIISSSSLNVSILRKYINIGGGVLLLAITLEPYFFR; this is encoded by the coding sequence GTGGATATACTTGGCTTTATCGTTATATTATTCCCCATTGTCGTGTCACCGGGAGCAAGCTTTGCGATTGCTTTAACTAGTGTGTTAAACCAAGGTATTAGAGGACTGTTTATACCTATTATTGGAACGGGATTAGGCATTTTAACTCATGGTTTTTTAGTTGGAATTGGTTTAAGTAAAATACTGGTTTCTTACCAGTGGGTAATGAATTTAATTGGTATTTTAGGTACATTATATCTATTGTATCTTGCTACTTCATTGATCATTTCAGGAATTAATGCCAGTAAAAGAGAAAGCTCTCAAGAAATAAAAAAAATCACGGTCAAAGATGCTTATTTAGCTAATTTACTTAACCCAAAAGCGATTATTTTATATTTAGTCGTTGTTTCAAAATATGCAGGAACTGACCCGTCACTTGCTAATTTTCTAGTATTATCACTTATCCATATTATCATGATGGCTTTATGGCTGCTGTTTTCTTGCTCCGCTTTAATTATTTCTTCTTCCTCCCTTAACGTCTCAATATTACGGAAATACATTAATATTGGTGGTGGCGTGTTGCTATTAGCGATTACATTAGAGCCTTATTTTTTTAGGTAA
- a CDS encoding DNA-binding transcriptional regulator AraC has protein sequence MMHLKNYQIDLPEVIRIGESNMDKMQFKPIKTSYVAVCVCKQGYAIFNINFKRYPVRKNDIIVLYDDSFAMLQAKSRKFRLEYWLIDKKLAVEIAYALPHQLFAFFNDFPVISTPLEKATLFESWRYILLTIVSNWSGYGLLQLKNHLQNLFLEISNHAQHTSIKPENKSRQEQLCWRFWGLITTYCKQHKEVKFYAEQLSITPFYLSKISQSFFKDSPKVLIDRQVILEIKALLEIGNLSIKQIADELNFEDTSYLCRYFKRHTGVTLTGFKKRIEQKERKNK, from the coding sequence ATGATGCATTTAAAAAATTATCAAATTGATTTGCCTGAAGTCATTCGGATTGGTGAAAGCAATATGGATAAAATGCAATTTAAACCGATTAAAACATCTTATGTGGCGGTTTGTGTGTGCAAGCAAGGATATGCAATATTCAATATTAATTTCAAACGGTATCCAGTACGAAAAAACGACATAATCGTTTTGTACGATGATTCCTTTGCAATGCTACAAGCCAAATCACGCAAATTTCGTTTGGAGTATTGGTTGATTGATAAAAAGCTAGCAGTAGAAATTGCTTATGCATTACCACATCAACTTTTTGCTTTTTTTAATGACTTCCCTGTAATTTCAACGCCATTAGAAAAAGCTACACTATTTGAAAGCTGGAGATATATTCTTCTAACTATCGTGTCTAACTGGAGTGGCTATGGGCTATTACAATTAAAAAATCATTTGCAAAATTTATTTTTAGAAATTAGTAATCATGCACAACACACTTCTATCAAACCAGAAAATAAAAGCCGCCAAGAGCAACTGTGCTGGCGTTTTTGGGGCTTAATTACGACCTACTGTAAACAGCATAAAGAAGTGAAATTTTATGCGGAGCAATTGTCGATCACACCATTTTACTTATCTAAAATTAGTCAAAGTTTTTTTAAAGACTCACCAAAGGTATTGATTGATAGGCAAGTGATTCTAGAAATAAAGGCATTATTAGAAATTGGTAATTTATCCATTAAGCAAATTGCGGATGAATTAAACTTTGAAGATACATCTTATTTATGTCGCTACTTTAAACGGCATACAGGGGTGACGTTAACGGGATTTAAAAAACGCATTGAACAAAAAGAACGGAAAAATAAATAA
- the dcyD_2 gene encoding D-cysteine desulfhydrase: MSLQQRLAQFAKIDLLNASTPLNRLNNLSRKFGREIYIKRDDMTPLAMGGNKLRKLEFLMADALAKKAKIIVTAGAIQSNHVRQTAAVAAMHGLECVALLENPIQSDNPNFLHNGNKLLTDLFATRCVMCDELNDPQSQLEELIKTLSLKDAYIVPVGGSNALGALGYIQCAIEIAQQKPEHIEFDKVIVASGSAGTHAGLAIGLQELLPQSQVIGVTVSRKQQDQAPKVETLQFELAQWLDLTKTPKVQLWDNFFTPMYGMPNQKGLAAINLLARQEGILLDPVYTGKAMAGLIDYLENSEEKTPILFVHTGGAQALFAYSDISQTIK; encoded by the coding sequence ATGTCTCTTCAACAACGACTAGCACAGTTTGCAAAAATAGATTTACTTAACGCATCGACTCCGCTTAATCGATTGAATAATTTATCGCGTAAGTTTGGTCGTGAGATTTATATAAAGCGTGATGATATGACTCCCCTTGCCATGGGGGGAAATAAACTACGTAAACTAGAATTTTTAATGGCTGATGCATTAGCCAAAAAAGCAAAAATTATTGTTACTGCGGGGGCAATTCAATCAAACCATGTCCGCCAAACTGCTGCAGTTGCCGCTATGCATGGGCTTGAATGCGTTGCATTGTTAGAAAATCCAATTCAAAGCGATAATCCTAACTTTCTTCATAATGGTAATAAATTATTAACTGATTTATTTGCCACTCGTTGTGTTATGTGTGACGAACTAAACGATCCTCAATCTCAACTGGAAGAATTAATAAAAACACTTTCTCTTAAAGATGCCTATATTGTCCCTGTTGGAGGGTCAAATGCATTAGGTGCCTTAGGCTATATTCAATGTGCTATTGAAATAGCTCAGCAGAAGCCAGAACATATAGAATTTGACAAAGTTATTGTTGCCTCCGGGAGTGCTGGAACGCATGCAGGGCTTGCCATTGGCTTGCAAGAACTATTACCACAAAGCCAAGTAATTGGTGTCACCGTTTCAAGAAAACAACAAGACCAAGCCCCTAAAGTTGAAACATTGCAATTCGAACTGGCTCAATGGCTGGATCTAACTAAAACACCCAAAGTACAACTATGGGATAACTTCTTTACCCCCATGTACGGAATGCCAAACCAAAAAGGCCTCGCAGCAATCAATTTATTAGCGAGGCAAGAAGGTATTTTATTAGACCCAGTTTATACTGGTAAAGCCATGGCTGGATTAATTGACTACTTAGAAAACTCTGAAGAAAAAACCCCCATTCTATTTGTTCATACAGGTGGAGCCCAAGCGTTATTTGCTTACTCAGATATTAGCCAAACAATTAAATAA
- the yjiR gene encoding Uncharacterized HTH-type transcriptional regulator yjiR, with amino-acid sequence MLFSKHNIISKTKILLLEVTCQYKELVETHFPANTRISRPQGGFSLWVEHLPVNSRKLLDILHRNKVTVLTGEHFSTGGCFLNHLRINYALPLIARRRNAIKILGEALKVTSLK; translated from the coding sequence GTGCTGTTTAGTAAACACAATATAATATCTAAAACTAAAATTTTACTTTTAGAAGTAACATGCCAATATAAAGAGTTAGTTGAAACCCATTTTCCTGCTAATACTCGTATTTCGCGGCCACAAGGAGGATTTTCATTGTGGGTTGAACATCTACCGGTTAATAGTCGTAAATTACTCGATATTCTACATCGTAATAAAGTCACCGTTTTAACAGGGGAACATTTCTCGACCGGCGGATGTTTCCTTAATCATTTGCGAATAAACTATGCGCTTCCATTAATAGCAAGGCGACGCAATGCAATTAAAATATTAGGGGAAGCATTAAAAGTCACAAGCTTAAAATAA
- the ydaF_1 gene encoding Putative ribosomal N-acetyltransferase YdaF, whose protein sequence is MVLTTNRLILRPWQETDAADLYFYAKDERIGPIAGWPAHKSEEESLSIIKNIFMRDEIYAVTLKNENQAIGLIGLSFSHESNFPIGENDAEVSYWVGVPFWGKGIIPESINAIIHHAFTDLKLDNLWCGYFQGNEQSKIAQEKCGFKYYATLEPQFIELIGETKTEDISKITAKEWQARQ, encoded by the coding sequence ATGGTACTTACAACAAATAGGTTAATATTGCGTCCTTGGCAAGAAACAGATGCCGCGGATTTATATTTCTATGCAAAAGATGAAAGAATTGGCCCAATCGCAGGTTGGCCTGCTCACAAAAGCGAAGAAGAAAGTCTTTCTATCATCAAAAATATTTTTATGCGCGATGAAATTTACGCTGTGACGTTAAAAAATGAGAACCAAGCTATTGGCTTGATTGGTTTATCATTCAGCCATGAAAGTAATTTTCCTATTGGTGAAAATGACGCAGAAGTTAGCTATTGGGTTGGTGTACCGTTCTGGGGAAAAGGCATTATTCCAGAATCAATTAACGCCATCATTCACCATGCTTTCACTGATTTAAAATTAGATAATTTGTGGTGCGGTTACTTTCAAGGTAACGAACAATCTAAAATTGCTCAAGAAAAATGTGGCTTCAAATACTATGCAACTCTTGAACCACAATTTATTGAATTAATTGGCGAAACTAAAACAGAAGATATTAGTAAAATAACAGCTAAAGAGTGGCAAGCTCGACAGTAA
- the ydhP gene encoding Inner membrane transport protein ydhP — protein MRINTALLALAIGAFAIGATEFSPMGMLPYIADNLKEDIPSVGVIVVIYALGVMVGAPIMTLLLVKRRPKIALVFLMSIFTIGNVLSAMSPDLMTLSLSRFITSLNHGAFFGLGAIVAASVVPPGKQASAIAAMFMGLTIANIGGVPLMTKLTQVVGWRQAFYLISILGILTIISLIWALPNNLMGTKVDVKNELRILRRPQVLLGMLSTVLGASAMFTLYTYVTPMLMNFIQASDQMVTIMLVIIGIGFTVGNYIGGLFADKSLFSTLIIFFIMLALSMAIFPFIAVNAFGAGVGLMIWSIFSFGIVPPIQMLVMNAAKGAQALASSVNIGAFNLGNAIGAAIGGIVLSYGYSYSMISFMGALVAVLGIMVILVVFRKKSDTKMETEIACN, from the coding sequence ATGAGAATTAACACGGCATTACTAGCGTTAGCAATAGGGGCTTTTGCTATTGGAGCAACAGAATTTTCACCAATGGGAATGCTTCCTTATATTGCGGACAATCTTAAAGAAGACATTCCTTCTGTGGGGGTGATCGTGGTTATTTATGCCCTTGGCGTTATGGTTGGTGCACCTATTATGACGCTATTGTTAGTCAAGAGGCGCCCTAAAATAGCATTAGTATTTTTGATGTCGATCTTCACTATTGGGAATGTATTATCGGCAATGTCACCTGATTTGATGACCCTGTCACTTTCTCGTTTTATTACTAGTTTAAATCATGGTGCATTTTTTGGATTAGGCGCAATTGTTGCGGCAAGCGTGGTTCCTCCAGGAAAACAAGCAAGTGCAATAGCGGCTATGTTCATGGGGTTAACAATAGCTAATATCGGTGGCGTACCTTTGATGACGAAATTAACACAAGTCGTAGGATGGAGGCAGGCATTTTATTTAATTTCAATTTTAGGCATTTTGACGATTATAAGTTTAATTTGGGCTTTACCAAATAACCTAATGGGGACAAAAGTGGATGTAAAAAATGAATTGCGTATTTTACGGCGCCCTCAAGTCCTGTTAGGCATGTTATCTACTGTGTTAGGTGCGAGCGCAATGTTTACGTTGTATACCTATGTTACACCAATGTTAATGAATTTTATTCAGGCTTCAGACCAAATGGTCACAATAATGTTAGTGATTATCGGTATAGGTTTTACTGTTGGTAATTATATTGGTGGGTTATTTGCAGATAAGTCACTTTTTAGCACTTTAATAATATTTTTCATTATGTTGGCATTAAGCATGGCTATATTCCCATTTATTGCGGTAAATGCATTTGGTGCGGGTGTTGGCCTAATGATATGGAGTATTTTTAGTTTTGGTATTGTTCCTCCTATTCAAATGTTAGTCATGAATGCAGCAAAAGGTGCGCAAGCCTTAGCGTCCTCCGTTAATATAGGAGCCTTTAATCTAGGAAATGCTATTGGTGCAGCAATTGGTGGGATAGTTTTATCCTATGGGTATAGCTATTCAATGATTAGTTTTATGGGGGCACTAGTCGCTGTTTTGGGAATTATGGTTATTCTGGTTGTTTTTCGCAAAAAATCCGATACTAAAATGGAAACTGAAATTGCATGCAACTAA
- a CDS encoding Predicted acetyltransferase involved in intracellular survival and related acetyltransferases produces MDDNENLFYQQEHYFWSAICANVVKISNQTSAYFSELPLPIFNYIYLHQGALISDYEKAEMLFKQQAKPYVLVVHGQIRSLFESEIVTRGLIYDGESTAMILPQDVLSQYNSPPQLNAAFQVVFSNNQLKDWAQPLITAFPVDSDTDESDSTVTDEYIRYHQRALDKQTNMVHLVLFADQQPVSTLTMTFNNETARLDDIGTDIQYQGKGLATSLIKHALYLCHQQGVKQCVLESSSEGLSIYKRLGFVPIFNYYSYISK; encoded by the coding sequence ATGGATGACAATGAAAATTTGTTCTATCAACAAGAACACTATTTTTGGTCTGCAATATGTGCAAATGTAGTGAAAATCAGCAACCAAACTAGTGCTTACTTTTCTGAGCTACCATTGCCTATATTTAATTATATTTACCTCCACCAAGGTGCGCTCATTTCAGATTACGAGAAGGCTGAAATGCTGTTCAAACAACAAGCTAAGCCTTATGTCCTTGTTGTTCATGGCCAAATACGTTCTCTATTTGAGTCAGAAATAGTAACACGCGGGTTAATCTATGATGGTGAATCAACCGCAATGATTTTACCGCAAGACGTTTTATCTCAGTACAATTCACCACCGCAGCTTAATGCGGCTTTTCAGGTTGTGTTCAGCAATAATCAACTCAAGGATTGGGCTCAGCCGTTAATTACAGCATTCCCTGTCGATTCTGATACAGATGAAAGTGACTCAACTGTTACTGACGAGTATATTCGTTATCACCAAAGAGCACTTGATAAACAAACTAATATGGTGCATTTAGTCTTATTTGCAGATCAGCAACCAGTCTCAACCTTAACTATGACATTTAATAATGAAACAGCTCGACTTGATGATATTGGTACCGATATTCAATACCAAGGTAAAGGGCTCGCGACTTCACTTATTAAACATGCGCTATACCTTTGCCATCAACAAGGGGTTAAACAGTGTGTATTAGAGTCATCCAGTGAAGGGTTATCTATCTACAAAAGACTGGGTTTTGTACCTATATTTAATTACTACAGCTATATTTCGAAATGA
- the glpR_3 gene encoding Glycerol-3-phosphate regulon repressor, producing MLDYVAFPEQRQNKIRQLLLDEGRVVCTTLAREMQVSEHTIRRDLNELAQEGVCRRVHGGAVSMLEEKGTFEQRTTQNQDEKIKIAKACNKLVKQNTCIFIDSGSTNLEIARYLPSELSLTVVTHSPSIALELMKKPLYEVILIGGKLNRQVGASIDISAVNQINQIHFDQCFIGGCALDPQMGVSIFDYEESKFKKMLFERSNQVIMGVTADKLPGVARYKIANCEQISILVMTTELNKQTTDLFTNMAIKIAQA from the coding sequence ATGCTCGATTATGTCGCTTTTCCAGAGCAAAGGCAAAATAAAATTCGCCAGCTACTGCTAGATGAAGGGCGAGTGGTTTGTACGACTTTAGCCCGTGAAATGCAAGTTTCAGAGCATACCATTCGTAGGGATTTAAATGAATTAGCACAAGAAGGCGTTTGCCGCCGAGTCCATGGTGGTGCGGTCAGTATGCTTGAGGAAAAGGGCACATTCGAGCAGAGAACGACACAAAACCAAGATGAAAAAATCAAAATAGCGAAGGCTTGCAATAAACTAGTCAAACAAAATACCTGTATTTTTATTGATTCAGGTTCAACTAACTTAGAAATCGCTCGTTATTTACCTTCGGAACTATCATTGACGGTTGTGACTCATTCCCCCTCAATAGCATTAGAATTAATGAAGAAGCCACTATATGAAGTGATTTTAATTGGTGGGAAATTAAACCGCCAAGTTGGCGCGAGTATTGATATTTCTGCAGTAAATCAAATCAACCAAATCCATTTTGACCAATGCTTTATTGGTGGCTGTGCTTTGGATCCGCAAATGGGAGTTTCGATATTTGATTATGAAGAATCTAAATTTAAGAAAATGCTTTTTGAGCGCAGTAATCAAGTCATTATGGGGGTGACCGCAGACAAATTACCCGGGGTTGCGAGGTATAAGATTGCCAATTGTGAACAAATTTCAATCTTAGTTATGACAACAGAATTGAATAAACAAACGACTGACTTGTTTACTAATATGGCAATAAAGATTGCACAAGCATAG
- the ada_1 gene encoding Regulatory protein of adaptative response, producing the protein MNGNQEGGGSKIYFALAVCSLGTLLVAQSPIGVCAILLGDDPEQLLNNLQDKFPKAELIGGDDGFEQLVAQVVGFIEAPEIGLNLPLDIQGTAFQQRVWQALRNIPVGKTVSYSDIAEKIGKPSAVRAVANACGANMLAVAIPCHRVVKSNGDLSGYRWGIDRKQALLLKEAQYKADNS; encoded by the coding sequence GTGAATGGAAATCAGGAGGGGGGTGGCAGTAAAATTTATTTTGCTCTTGCGGTTTGCTCATTAGGGACACTATTGGTTGCACAAAGTCCGATAGGTGTTTGCGCCATTTTGTTAGGGGATGATCCTGAGCAGTTATTGAATAATTTACAGGATAAATTCCCAAAAGCAGAGCTGATTGGAGGAGATGACGGCTTTGAGCAACTGGTAGCTCAGGTGGTAGGTTTTATTGAAGCACCTGAAATTGGTTTAAACTTACCATTAGACATTCAAGGCACTGCATTTCAACAACGCGTTTGGCAAGCTTTACGTAATATTCCAGTAGGAAAAACAGTAAGTTACAGTGATATAGCAGAAAAAATTGGCAAGCCTAGTGCCGTCAGAGCGGTTGCTAATGCCTGTGGTGCAAATATGTTAGCTGTCGCTATTCCTTGTCACCGAGTGGTTAAGAGTAATGGTGACCTTTCAGGCTATCGTTGGGGCATTGACCGAAAACAAGCGCTATTGTTAAAAGAAGCTCAGTATAAGGCAGATAATAGTTAA
- the dmlR_5 gene encoding D-malate degradation protein R produces the protein MRITFEELQAFISVVDCGSITAAAEQLNMTISTVSRLLLRLEEKINTTLIYRTTRSIKLSDEGAAFLQKSRKIVELAQEAEDMLSIRQTVPSGKLRIDASTPFLTHVIAPLIPQFYALYPQIELEIHNYEGITNLLEKRIDVAFRIGVLKDSSLNATLLGFSRQRLVASPDYLEKYGVPESIEELKQHCLLGFTQPDSLNIWPIKTHDGNLFKVSPDISGTSGEVLFHLAVQGAGILCSADFVTLDAFARGELVQVLEKKTIKTRQPINAVYYRNQAVSPRLRCFIEFIKKYSTKIEPH, from the coding sequence ATGAGAATAACTTTTGAAGAGCTTCAGGCCTTTATTAGCGTTGTAGATTGTGGTTCTATCACCGCAGCAGCAGAGCAATTAAACATGACAATATCGACAGTAAGTCGTTTATTACTCAGGCTTGAAGAAAAAATAAATACGACGTTAATCTACCGAACAACTCGTTCAATTAAACTTAGTGATGAAGGCGCTGCATTTTTGCAGAAATCGCGAAAAATAGTTGAACTAGCTCAAGAAGCTGAAGATATGCTCTCAATACGACAGACTGTTCCTTCAGGTAAATTACGGATAGATGCATCAACTCCCTTTTTGACTCATGTTATTGCCCCATTGATTCCACAATTTTATGCACTTTATCCGCAAATCGAACTTGAGATCCATAACTATGAAGGAATTACTAATCTGTTAGAAAAACGAATTGATGTAGCTTTTCGTATTGGAGTCCTCAAAGATTCTTCACTCAATGCCACCTTATTAGGTTTTAGTCGACAACGACTCGTTGCCAGCCCTGATTATCTTGAAAAATATGGCGTACCGGAAAGTATTGAAGAATTAAAACAACACTGTTTATTAGGCTTCACTCAACCTGATTCATTAAATATTTGGCCAATAAAAACTCATGATGGGAATTTATTTAAGGTTTCACCTGATATTTCAGGCACTAGCGGTGAAGTTTTATTTCACCTTGCAGTTCAAGGGGCTGGCATTTTATGTTCAGCTGATTTCGTCACATTAGACGCTTTCGCTCGTGGTGAATTAGTACAAGTATTAGAAAAGAAAACCATTAAAACTCGCCAACCTATAAATGCCGTTTACTATCGTAACCAAGCTGTTTCACCACGCTTACGCTGTTTCATTGAATTTATAAAAAAATACTCAACAAAGATTGAACCACATTAA